The Arachis hypogaea cultivar Tifrunner chromosome 16, arahy.Tifrunner.gnm2.J5K5, whole genome shotgun sequence genome contains a region encoding:
- the LOC112758275 gene encoding mediator of RNA polymerase II transcription subunit 14 isoform X1, whose protein sequence is MAAELGQQTVELTTLVSRAAQDSYSNLKELVEKCRSTELSDTDKKISILKFLSKTQQRMIRLNVLSKWCQQVPLIKHCQQLASTVSNHDMCFTQAADSLFFMHEGLQQARAPVYDVPSAIDILLTGSYQRLPKCIEDVGTQYTLNEEQQKPALKKLDALVRTKLLEVSLPKEISEIKVSDGTALIKVDGEFKVLVTLGYRGHLSMWRILHLELLVGEKNKPIKLELMRRHVLGDDLERRMAAAENPFSILYSVLHDLCVSLVMDTVIRQVQALRQGRWKDAIRFELISDAAGSMQNPDGESDSSGPRTPGLKIIYWLESDKNAGMSDSGACPFIKIEPGPDLQIKCIHSNFVIDPLTGKEAEFFLDQSCIDVERLLLRAISCNRYTRLLEIKRELEKNNHVYRAADDVVLQSHLGGPDVEYKQKDDKGFSKESEGYEVLRVRAYASCFFTLGVNIRNGRFLLQSSQNIVASSSLLECEEALNQGSMTAADVFVSLRSKSLLHLFASIGSVLGLEVFEHGFSTVKVPKNILNGSAMLIMAFPDCGSSYFLMMELDKDFKPLFKLLETQPDSSGKDTLFGVLNQVLRVKRIDIGQLQALKDEMNLSLVDWGKLHSLLPNAACPNQESVREFLSDIRLESSIQNAKGHPSGFSSLVDEVFGLEKGSSASPFSVQNHGSLPSHYGSVPMNLHSLKAGTPSPKWEGGMQTSQVNNVTKPSGVTNHYSDSMFSSGSVKGPVQSNSVGSISTGQGRSAAGKRLFVSKSEQDLASLKSPHSVDIVSSTAMDEDQLRVLSDSSNDGFGGSRSSRLLSPLPTSSRISVPNSKPNGPQAESLKAAGANSCASTPVSQAMESTGNEDVIPKHDKRSRKRTASDMLNLIPSLQGLENNSAICKRRKILDSSGSQLSLPQGVVPTEMISRAEGYSYGSLIAEANKGNAPSSIYIAALLHVVRHCSLCIKHARLTSQMDSLDISYVEEVGLRSASSNIWFRLPFARGDSWQHICLRLGRPGCMHWDVKINDQHFRDLWELQKGSSATPWGSGVRIANTADIDSHIHYDPDGVVLSYQSVEVDSIKKLVADIQRLANARTFALGMRQLLGVRADEKSEETSSDAKVSGTKFASDTAEKVTEHMRKAFKIEAVGLMSLWFSFGSAVLARFVVEWESGKEGCTMHVSPDQLWPHTKFLEDFINGAEVSSLLDCIRLTAGPLHALAAATRPARAGPVPGVAAALSSIPKQTGYIQPQGLLGSSTSNVGQPTSGPGGNTAMSAPGGLTNQTLSMLAAAGRGGPGIVPSSLLPIDVSVVLRGPYWIRIMYRKQFAVDMRCFAGDQVWLQPATPPKEGRLSGGSLPCPQFRPFIMEHVAQELNGLDPNFTAQQAGGLANSNNPNPSSSSQLMGANGSRINLPASAAMSRTGNPAAGLNRVGNALAGPSNLALMNSAVSLRRPPGAIVPAHVRGELNTAIIGLGDDGGYGGGWVPLVALKKVLRGILKYLGVLWLFAQLPDLLKEILGSILKENEGALLNLDPEQPALRFFVGGYVFAVSVHRVQLLLQVLSVKRFHHQQQQQQQNSNPAQEELSQTEISEICDYFSRRVASEPYDASRVASFITMLTLPVSVLREFLKLIAWKKGLSQAQIGDMVSAQKPRIELCLENHAGLTTDDNSESSSAFRSNIHYDRNHNSVDFALTVVLDSAHIPHVNAAGGAAWLPYCVSVRLRYSFGESPSVSFLGMEGSHGGRACWLRVDDWDKCKQRVARTVEVSGSSPADASQGRLKLVADSVQRNLHMCLQGLKDGSGVPANFGAT, encoded by the exons ATGGCTGCGGAGTTAGGGCAACAGACGGTGGAGCTGACGACCCTGGTTTCCCGAGCTGCCCAAGATTCATACAGCAACCTGAAAGAACTGGTTGAAAAATGCAGGTCCACCGAATTGTCCGATACAGACAAGAAGATCAGTATCCTCAAGTTCCTCAGCAAGACCCAGCAGCGCATGATCCGCCTCAATGTGCTCTCCAAGTGGTGCCAACAG GTTCCTTTGATAAAGCACTGCCAGCAGCTAGCTTCGACTGTTTCAAATCACGATATGTGTTTTACTCAAGCTGCGGATTCTTTGTTTTTTATGCACGAGGGGCTTCAGCAAGCCCGTGCTCCGGTTTATGATGTGCCCTCTGCCATTGACATTCTCTTAACGGGGAGTTACCAGCGGTTGCCTAAATGTATAGAGGATGTTGGTACTCAGTATACCTTGAATGAAGAACAGCAAAAGCCTGCTTTGAAGAAGCTGGACGCTCTTGTGCGGACGAAATTGCTAGAAGTTTCTCTTCCTAAGGAAATTTCCGAGATAAAAGTTTCCGATGGTACGGCATTGATTAAAGTGGATGGAGAGTTTAAGGTTTTAGTGACTCTTGGTTACAGGGGACACTTGTCCATGTGGAGGATATTACATTTGGAGCTGCTTGTTGGTGAAAAGAATAAACCTATCAAACTAGAATTAATGCGACGCCATGTTCTCGGGGATGATCTAGAGAGACGAATGGCGGCAGCAGAAAATCCATTTTCAATATTGTACTCGGTTCTTCACGATCTATGTGTTTCACTTGTTATGGATACTGTCATCAGGCAAGTGCAAGCTCTTCGACAGGGAAGATGGAAAGATGCAATTCGATTTGAGCTCATATCCGATGCGGCAGGTTCCATGCAGAACCCTGACGGGGAATCTGATTCATCCGGTCCTCGAACTCCTGGTTTAAAAATCATATACTGGCTGGAGTCCGATAAAAATGCTGGCATGTCTGATTCAGGTGCATGCCCATTCATAAAAATTGAACCTGGGCCAGATCTTCAGATAAAGTGCATACACAGCAATTTTGTCATAGATCCACTAACAGGCAAGGAGGCAGAGTTTTTCTTGGACCAGAGTTGTATTGATGTTGAGAGGTTGCTGTTAAGAGCTATTAGCTGCAACCGGTATACTCGTCTACTGGAAATTAAAAGAGAACTGGAAAAAAATAACCACGTCTATCGAGCAGCAGATGATGTTGTACTCCAGTCTCACTTGGGTGGACCTGATGTTGAATATAAACAG AAGGATGATAAAGGCTTCAGCAAGGAATCTGAAGGGTATGAAGTGTTGCGTGTGCGTGCCTATGCCTCATGTTTTTTTACTCTTGGAGTTAATATCAG AAATGGCCGTTTCCTTCTTCAATCATCGCAAAACATAGTTGCTTCTTCATCATTGTTAGAATGTGAAGAAGCTTTGAATCAGGGATCTATGACTGCAGCTGATGTATTTGTAAGCTTGAGAAGCAAAAGTTTATTGCACTTGTTTGCATCTATCGGAAGTGTCTTAGGGCTAGAG GTATTCGAGCATGGATTCAGTACAGTTAAAGTACCCAAAAACATTTTGAACGGTTCAGCAATGCTAATTATGGCGTTTCCAGACTGTGGGAGCTCTTATTTCCTGATGATGGAACTTGATAAGGATTTTAAACCTTTGTTTAAGCTGTTAGAGACTCAGCCAGATTCTTCTGGAAAAGATACTTTATTTGGTGTCCTTAATCAGGTGCTGCGGGTCAAAAGAATTGATATAGGACAGCTGCAGGCACTTAAAGATGAAATGAATTTAAGCCTGGTTGACTGGGGAAAATTACACTCTCTTTTGCCCAATGCTGCTTGTCCAAATCAAGAATCTGTACGTGAGTTTCTTTCTGATATTCGACTTGAGAGTTCCATACAGAATGCAAAAGGTCATCCTTCAGGTTTTTCATCACTTGTTGATGAAGTGTTTGGACTCGAGAAAGGTTCTTCTGCATCTCCattctctgttcaaaatcatggATCCCTACCTTCACATTATGGTTCTGTCCCAATGAACCTCCATAGTCTAAAAGCTGGGACCCCATCTCCAAAGTGGGAAGGAGGCATGCAAACATCTCAGGTTAACAATGTAACAAAACCTTCAGGTGTTACAAACCACTATAGTGATTCCATGTTCTCATCAGGCAGTGTGAAGGGCCCAGTTCAATCCAATTCTGTTGGATCGATTTCCACAGGACAAGGAAGGAGCGCAGCTGGGAAAAGGTTATTTGTTTCAAAGTCTGAACAGGATCTGGCTTCTCTTAAATCTCCGCATTCAGTTGACATTGTGTCCTCAACTGCTATGGATGAAGATCAACTTAGAGTACTGAGTGATTCCTCTAATGATGGTTTTGGTGGAAGTCGGTCATCTCGACTTTTATCTCCTCTACCAACTAGTTCTCGCATATCTGTTCCTAATTCCAAACCTAATGGACCTCAAGCTGAATCACTCAAGGCTGCTGGAGCCAATTCATGTGCTTCAACTCCCGTAT CCCAGGCAATGGAATCCACAGGCAATGAAGATGTTATACCCAAACACGATAAAAGATCTCGGAAGAGAACAGCTTCAGATATGTTGAATTTGATTCCATCTCTTCAGGGTCTTGAAAACAACTCAGCAATTTGCAAGAGGAGAAAGATTTTGGATTCATCTGGCTCTCAACTGTCTTTGCCACAAGGGGTTGTACCTACTGAAATGATATCTAGGGCTGAAGGATACAGCTATGGAAGTTTGATTGCAGAAGCAAATAAAGGGAATGCCCCATCTAGCATTTATATAGCAGCCCTGCTTCATGTGGTCAGGCACTGTTCACTTTGCATTAAGCATGCTAGGCTGACGAGCCAAATGGATTCATTAGATATCTCATACGTTGAAGAAGTGGGTTTAAGAAGTGCATCCTCTAACATTTGGTTCCGACTTCCATTTGCCAGAGGTGATTCATGGCAACATATATGCTTGCGACTTGGCAGACCTGGTTGCATGCATTGGGATGTTAAAATAAATGATCAGCACTTCAGGGATTTATGGGAGCTTCAGAAAGGGAGCAGTGCTACGCCATGGGGTTCAGGTGTTCGAATCGCCAATACGGCTGACATTGATTCACACATACATTATGATCCAGATGGTGTTGTTTTGAGCTATCAGTCAGTTGAGGTAGATAGTATAAAGAAACTAGTGGCTGATATACAAAGGCTTGCTAATGCAAGAACTTTTGCCCTTGGCATGCGGCAATTGCTTGGGGTAAGAGCTGATGAGAAGTCAGAAGAGACAAGTTCTGATGCCAAAGTATCGGGTACAAAGTTTGCTTCAGACACTGCAGAGAAAGTTACAGAACATATGAGAAAAGCATTCAAGATTGAGGCAGTTGGGCTGATGAGCTTGTGGTTTAGCTTTGGTTCAGCTGTCCTTGCTCGTTTTGTTGTTGAGTGGGAATCTGGTAAAGAGGGTTGCACAATGCATGTATCTCCAGACCAACTTTGGCCCCATACTAAG TTTCTAGAAGATTTCATAAATGGTGCTGAAGTTTCATCGCTTTTGGATTGCATTCGGCTGACTGCGGGTCCCTTGCATGCTCTGGCTGCTGCAACCAGGCCAGCTCGAGCTGGTCCTGTTCCAGGGGTAGCAGCTGCTCTATCTTCCATACCTAAACAGACTGGTTATATACAACCACAAGGACTTCTTGGTAGCTCAACTTCAAACGTTGGCCAGCCTACCTCTGGTCCTGGGGGAAACACTGCCATGTCTGCTCCTGGTGGCCTTACCAATCAAACCCTTTCCATGTTAGCTGCAGCTGGGCGAGGTGGCCCGGGCATTGTTCCAAGTTCACTTTTACCTATCGACGTCTCTGTTGTGCTCCGTGGTCCGTATTGGATACGAATCATGTACAGGAAACAGTTTGCTGTTGACATGCGTTGCTTTGCCGGTGATCAGGTGTGGTTGCAGCCTGCAACACCGCCTAAAGAGGGTCGTCTTTCTGGAGGGTCATTACCATGCCCCCAGTTTCGCCCTTTCATCATGGAACATGTTGCCCAGGAGCTGAATGGATTAGATCCTAATTTCACTGCACAACAGGCAGGCGGACTGGCAAATTCAAATAATCCAAATCCTAGTTCAAGTTCCCAGTTAATGGGTGCAAATGGAAGTAGAATAAACTTGCCAGCTTCTGCTGCAATGTCTAGGACAGGAAATCCAGCAGCTGGTTTAAATCGTGTGGGAAATGCATTGGCAGGGCCATCAAATTTAGCTTTGATGAACTCTGCTGTCTCTCTACGTAGGCCACCTGGAGCAATTGTCCCTGCCCACGTTAGAGGTGAGCTGAACACAGCCATTATTGGCCTTGGTGATGATGGAGGATATGGGGGTGGCTGGGTTCCTCTTGTTGCACTTAAGAAGGTTCTCAGAGGTATTCTTAAGTATCTTGGAGTACTATGGTTATTTGCCCAGTTGCCAGATCTTTTGAAAGAGATTCTAGGATCCATTTTGAAGGAAAATGAAGGTGCACTTCTGAACTTGGACCCAGAGCAACCTGCATTGCGTTTTTTTGTGGG GGGCTATGTGTTTGCTGTCAGTGTCCACAGAGTTCAGCTGCTTCTTCAGGTGTTAAGTGTGAAACGCTTTCATCACCAACAGCAGCAACAGCAGCAAAACTCAAATCCTGCACAAGAAGAGTTAAGTCAAACAGAAATAAGTGAAATATGTGACTACTTCAGTCGTCGGGTTGCATCAGAGCCCTATGATGCTTCTCGTGTTGCATCATTCATAACTATGCTCACCTTACCTGTCTCAGTTCTTAGAGAATTCTTGAAATTAATAGCTTGGAAAAAGGGATTATCCCAGGCACAAATTGGGGACATGGTTTCAGCTCAAAAACCACGAATTGAATTATGTCTTGAAAATCACGCAGGGTTGACCACAGATGACAACTCTGAGAGCTCATCTGCTTTCAGAAGCAACATCCATTATGACCGGAATCATAATTCTGTTGATTTTGCACTGACTGTTGTTCTTGATTCTGCTCACATCCCTCATGTCAATGCTGCCGGCGGTGCTGCTTGGTTACCGTACTGTGTTTCAGTAAGGTTGAGATATTCTTTCGGCGAAAGTCCCAGTGTATCCTTTCTTGGTATGGAAGGTAGCCATGGAGGTAGGGCCTGTTGGTTGCGTGTCGACGATTGGGATAAGTGTAAACAGAGGGTGGCACGAACTGTGGAGGTTAGTGGGAGCTCACCAGCCGATGCAAGTCAAGGTAGGCTAAAATTGGTTGCAGACAGTGTGCAAAGGAATCTGCACATGTGCCTTCAAGGGCTAAAAGATGGTAGTGGGGTTCCAGCCAACTTTGGAGCAACATGA
- the LOC112758275 gene encoding mediator of RNA polymerase II transcription subunit 14 isoform X2, producing the protein MAAELGQQTVELTTLVSRAAQDSYSNLKELVEKCRSTELSDTDKKISILKFLSKTQQRMIRLNVLSKWCQQVPLIKHCQQLASTVSNHDMCFTQAADSLFFMHEGLQQARAPVYDVPSAIDILLTGSYQRLPKCIEDVGTQYTLNEEQQKPALKKLDALVRTKLLEVSLPKEISEIKVSDGTALIKVDGEFKVLVTLGYRGHLSMWRILHLELLVGEKNKPIKLELMRRHVLGDDLERRMAAAENPFSILYSVLHDLCVSLVMDTVIRQVQALRQGRWKDAIRFELISDAAGSMQNPDGESDSSGPRTPGLKIIYWLESDKNAGMSDSGACPFIKIEPGPDLQIKCIHSNFVIDPLTGKEAEFFLDQSCIDVERLLLRAISCNRYTRLLEIKRELEKNNHVYRAADDVVLQSHLGGPDVEYKQDDKGFSKESEGYEVLRVRAYASCFFTLGVNIRNGRFLLQSSQNIVASSSLLECEEALNQGSMTAADVFVSLRSKSLLHLFASIGSVLGLEVFEHGFSTVKVPKNILNGSAMLIMAFPDCGSSYFLMMELDKDFKPLFKLLETQPDSSGKDTLFGVLNQVLRVKRIDIGQLQALKDEMNLSLVDWGKLHSLLPNAACPNQESVREFLSDIRLESSIQNAKGHPSGFSSLVDEVFGLEKGSSASPFSVQNHGSLPSHYGSVPMNLHSLKAGTPSPKWEGGMQTSQVNNVTKPSGVTNHYSDSMFSSGSVKGPVQSNSVGSISTGQGRSAAGKRLFVSKSEQDLASLKSPHSVDIVSSTAMDEDQLRVLSDSSNDGFGGSRSSRLLSPLPTSSRISVPNSKPNGPQAESLKAAGANSCASTPVSQAMESTGNEDVIPKHDKRSRKRTASDMLNLIPSLQGLENNSAICKRRKILDSSGSQLSLPQGVVPTEMISRAEGYSYGSLIAEANKGNAPSSIYIAALLHVVRHCSLCIKHARLTSQMDSLDISYVEEVGLRSASSNIWFRLPFARGDSWQHICLRLGRPGCMHWDVKINDQHFRDLWELQKGSSATPWGSGVRIANTADIDSHIHYDPDGVVLSYQSVEVDSIKKLVADIQRLANARTFALGMRQLLGVRADEKSEETSSDAKVSGTKFASDTAEKVTEHMRKAFKIEAVGLMSLWFSFGSAVLARFVVEWESGKEGCTMHVSPDQLWPHTKFLEDFINGAEVSSLLDCIRLTAGPLHALAAATRPARAGPVPGVAAALSSIPKQTGYIQPQGLLGSSTSNVGQPTSGPGGNTAMSAPGGLTNQTLSMLAAAGRGGPGIVPSSLLPIDVSVVLRGPYWIRIMYRKQFAVDMRCFAGDQVWLQPATPPKEGRLSGGSLPCPQFRPFIMEHVAQELNGLDPNFTAQQAGGLANSNNPNPSSSSQLMGANGSRINLPASAAMSRTGNPAAGLNRVGNALAGPSNLALMNSAVSLRRPPGAIVPAHVRGELNTAIIGLGDDGGYGGGWVPLVALKKVLRGILKYLGVLWLFAQLPDLLKEILGSILKENEGALLNLDPEQPALRFFVGGYVFAVSVHRVQLLLQVLSVKRFHHQQQQQQQNSNPAQEELSQTEISEICDYFSRRVASEPYDASRVASFITMLTLPVSVLREFLKLIAWKKGLSQAQIGDMVSAQKPRIELCLENHAGLTTDDNSESSSAFRSNIHYDRNHNSVDFALTVVLDSAHIPHVNAAGGAAWLPYCVSVRLRYSFGESPSVSFLGMEGSHGGRACWLRVDDWDKCKQRVARTVEVSGSSPADASQGRLKLVADSVQRNLHMCLQGLKDGSGVPANFGAT; encoded by the exons ATGGCTGCGGAGTTAGGGCAACAGACGGTGGAGCTGACGACCCTGGTTTCCCGAGCTGCCCAAGATTCATACAGCAACCTGAAAGAACTGGTTGAAAAATGCAGGTCCACCGAATTGTCCGATACAGACAAGAAGATCAGTATCCTCAAGTTCCTCAGCAAGACCCAGCAGCGCATGATCCGCCTCAATGTGCTCTCCAAGTGGTGCCAACAG GTTCCTTTGATAAAGCACTGCCAGCAGCTAGCTTCGACTGTTTCAAATCACGATATGTGTTTTACTCAAGCTGCGGATTCTTTGTTTTTTATGCACGAGGGGCTTCAGCAAGCCCGTGCTCCGGTTTATGATGTGCCCTCTGCCATTGACATTCTCTTAACGGGGAGTTACCAGCGGTTGCCTAAATGTATAGAGGATGTTGGTACTCAGTATACCTTGAATGAAGAACAGCAAAAGCCTGCTTTGAAGAAGCTGGACGCTCTTGTGCGGACGAAATTGCTAGAAGTTTCTCTTCCTAAGGAAATTTCCGAGATAAAAGTTTCCGATGGTACGGCATTGATTAAAGTGGATGGAGAGTTTAAGGTTTTAGTGACTCTTGGTTACAGGGGACACTTGTCCATGTGGAGGATATTACATTTGGAGCTGCTTGTTGGTGAAAAGAATAAACCTATCAAACTAGAATTAATGCGACGCCATGTTCTCGGGGATGATCTAGAGAGACGAATGGCGGCAGCAGAAAATCCATTTTCAATATTGTACTCGGTTCTTCACGATCTATGTGTTTCACTTGTTATGGATACTGTCATCAGGCAAGTGCAAGCTCTTCGACAGGGAAGATGGAAAGATGCAATTCGATTTGAGCTCATATCCGATGCGGCAGGTTCCATGCAGAACCCTGACGGGGAATCTGATTCATCCGGTCCTCGAACTCCTGGTTTAAAAATCATATACTGGCTGGAGTCCGATAAAAATGCTGGCATGTCTGATTCAGGTGCATGCCCATTCATAAAAATTGAACCTGGGCCAGATCTTCAGATAAAGTGCATACACAGCAATTTTGTCATAGATCCACTAACAGGCAAGGAGGCAGAGTTTTTCTTGGACCAGAGTTGTATTGATGTTGAGAGGTTGCTGTTAAGAGCTATTAGCTGCAACCGGTATACTCGTCTACTGGAAATTAAAAGAGAACTGGAAAAAAATAACCACGTCTATCGAGCAGCAGATGATGTTGTACTCCAGTCTCACTTGGGTGGACCTGATGTTGAATATAAACAG GATGATAAAGGCTTCAGCAAGGAATCTGAAGGGTATGAAGTGTTGCGTGTGCGTGCCTATGCCTCATGTTTTTTTACTCTTGGAGTTAATATCAG AAATGGCCGTTTCCTTCTTCAATCATCGCAAAACATAGTTGCTTCTTCATCATTGTTAGAATGTGAAGAAGCTTTGAATCAGGGATCTATGACTGCAGCTGATGTATTTGTAAGCTTGAGAAGCAAAAGTTTATTGCACTTGTTTGCATCTATCGGAAGTGTCTTAGGGCTAGAG GTATTCGAGCATGGATTCAGTACAGTTAAAGTACCCAAAAACATTTTGAACGGTTCAGCAATGCTAATTATGGCGTTTCCAGACTGTGGGAGCTCTTATTTCCTGATGATGGAACTTGATAAGGATTTTAAACCTTTGTTTAAGCTGTTAGAGACTCAGCCAGATTCTTCTGGAAAAGATACTTTATTTGGTGTCCTTAATCAGGTGCTGCGGGTCAAAAGAATTGATATAGGACAGCTGCAGGCACTTAAAGATGAAATGAATTTAAGCCTGGTTGACTGGGGAAAATTACACTCTCTTTTGCCCAATGCTGCTTGTCCAAATCAAGAATCTGTACGTGAGTTTCTTTCTGATATTCGACTTGAGAGTTCCATACAGAATGCAAAAGGTCATCCTTCAGGTTTTTCATCACTTGTTGATGAAGTGTTTGGACTCGAGAAAGGTTCTTCTGCATCTCCattctctgttcaaaatcatggATCCCTACCTTCACATTATGGTTCTGTCCCAATGAACCTCCATAGTCTAAAAGCTGGGACCCCATCTCCAAAGTGGGAAGGAGGCATGCAAACATCTCAGGTTAACAATGTAACAAAACCTTCAGGTGTTACAAACCACTATAGTGATTCCATGTTCTCATCAGGCAGTGTGAAGGGCCCAGTTCAATCCAATTCTGTTGGATCGATTTCCACAGGACAAGGAAGGAGCGCAGCTGGGAAAAGGTTATTTGTTTCAAAGTCTGAACAGGATCTGGCTTCTCTTAAATCTCCGCATTCAGTTGACATTGTGTCCTCAACTGCTATGGATGAAGATCAACTTAGAGTACTGAGTGATTCCTCTAATGATGGTTTTGGTGGAAGTCGGTCATCTCGACTTTTATCTCCTCTACCAACTAGTTCTCGCATATCTGTTCCTAATTCCAAACCTAATGGACCTCAAGCTGAATCACTCAAGGCTGCTGGAGCCAATTCATGTGCTTCAACTCCCGTAT CCCAGGCAATGGAATCCACAGGCAATGAAGATGTTATACCCAAACACGATAAAAGATCTCGGAAGAGAACAGCTTCAGATATGTTGAATTTGATTCCATCTCTTCAGGGTCTTGAAAACAACTCAGCAATTTGCAAGAGGAGAAAGATTTTGGATTCATCTGGCTCTCAACTGTCTTTGCCACAAGGGGTTGTACCTACTGAAATGATATCTAGGGCTGAAGGATACAGCTATGGAAGTTTGATTGCAGAAGCAAATAAAGGGAATGCCCCATCTAGCATTTATATAGCAGCCCTGCTTCATGTGGTCAGGCACTGTTCACTTTGCATTAAGCATGCTAGGCTGACGAGCCAAATGGATTCATTAGATATCTCATACGTTGAAGAAGTGGGTTTAAGAAGTGCATCCTCTAACATTTGGTTCCGACTTCCATTTGCCAGAGGTGATTCATGGCAACATATATGCTTGCGACTTGGCAGACCTGGTTGCATGCATTGGGATGTTAAAATAAATGATCAGCACTTCAGGGATTTATGGGAGCTTCAGAAAGGGAGCAGTGCTACGCCATGGGGTTCAGGTGTTCGAATCGCCAATACGGCTGACATTGATTCACACATACATTATGATCCAGATGGTGTTGTTTTGAGCTATCAGTCAGTTGAGGTAGATAGTATAAAGAAACTAGTGGCTGATATACAAAGGCTTGCTAATGCAAGAACTTTTGCCCTTGGCATGCGGCAATTGCTTGGGGTAAGAGCTGATGAGAAGTCAGAAGAGACAAGTTCTGATGCCAAAGTATCGGGTACAAAGTTTGCTTCAGACACTGCAGAGAAAGTTACAGAACATATGAGAAAAGCATTCAAGATTGAGGCAGTTGGGCTGATGAGCTTGTGGTTTAGCTTTGGTTCAGCTGTCCTTGCTCGTTTTGTTGTTGAGTGGGAATCTGGTAAAGAGGGTTGCACAATGCATGTATCTCCAGACCAACTTTGGCCCCATACTAAG TTTCTAGAAGATTTCATAAATGGTGCTGAAGTTTCATCGCTTTTGGATTGCATTCGGCTGACTGCGGGTCCCTTGCATGCTCTGGCTGCTGCAACCAGGCCAGCTCGAGCTGGTCCTGTTCCAGGGGTAGCAGCTGCTCTATCTTCCATACCTAAACAGACTGGTTATATACAACCACAAGGACTTCTTGGTAGCTCAACTTCAAACGTTGGCCAGCCTACCTCTGGTCCTGGGGGAAACACTGCCATGTCTGCTCCTGGTGGCCTTACCAATCAAACCCTTTCCATGTTAGCTGCAGCTGGGCGAGGTGGCCCGGGCATTGTTCCAAGTTCACTTTTACCTATCGACGTCTCTGTTGTGCTCCGTGGTCCGTATTGGATACGAATCATGTACAGGAAACAGTTTGCTGTTGACATGCGTTGCTTTGCCGGTGATCAGGTGTGGTTGCAGCCTGCAACACCGCCTAAAGAGGGTCGTCTTTCTGGAGGGTCATTACCATGCCCCCAGTTTCGCCCTTTCATCATGGAACATGTTGCCCAGGAGCTGAATGGATTAGATCCTAATTTCACTGCACAACAGGCAGGCGGACTGGCAAATTCAAATAATCCAAATCCTAGTTCAAGTTCCCAGTTAATGGGTGCAAATGGAAGTAGAATAAACTTGCCAGCTTCTGCTGCAATGTCTAGGACAGGAAATCCAGCAGCTGGTTTAAATCGTGTGGGAAATGCATTGGCAGGGCCATCAAATTTAGCTTTGATGAACTCTGCTGTCTCTCTACGTAGGCCACCTGGAGCAATTGTCCCTGCCCACGTTAGAGGTGAGCTGAACACAGCCATTATTGGCCTTGGTGATGATGGAGGATATGGGGGTGGCTGGGTTCCTCTTGTTGCACTTAAGAAGGTTCTCAGAGGTATTCTTAAGTATCTTGGAGTACTATGGTTATTTGCCCAGTTGCCAGATCTTTTGAAAGAGATTCTAGGATCCATTTTGAAGGAAAATGAAGGTGCACTTCTGAACTTGGACCCAGAGCAACCTGCATTGCGTTTTTTTGTGGG GGGCTATGTGTTTGCTGTCAGTGTCCACAGAGTTCAGCTGCTTCTTCAGGTGTTAAGTGTGAAACGCTTTCATCACCAACAGCAGCAACAGCAGCAAAACTCAAATCCTGCACAAGAAGAGTTAAGTCAAACAGAAATAAGTGAAATATGTGACTACTTCAGTCGTCGGGTTGCATCAGAGCCCTATGATGCTTCTCGTGTTGCATCATTCATAACTATGCTCACCTTACCTGTCTCAGTTCTTAGAGAATTCTTGAAATTAATAGCTTGGAAAAAGGGATTATCCCAGGCACAAATTGGGGACATGGTTTCAGCTCAAAAACCACGAATTGAATTATGTCTTGAAAATCACGCAGGGTTGACCACAGATGACAACTCTGAGAGCTCATCTGCTTTCAGAAGCAACATCCATTATGACCGGAATCATAATTCTGTTGATTTTGCACTGACTGTTGTTCTTGATTCTGCTCACATCCCTCATGTCAATGCTGCCGGCGGTGCTGCTTGGTTACCGTACTGTGTTTCAGTAAGGTTGAGATATTCTTTCGGCGAAAGTCCCAGTGTATCCTTTCTTGGTATGGAAGGTAGCCATGGAGGTAGGGCCTGTTGGTTGCGTGTCGACGATTGGGATAAGTGTAAACAGAGGGTGGCACGAACTGTGGAGGTTAGTGGGAGCTCACCAGCCGATGCAAGTCAAGGTAGGCTAAAATTGGTTGCAGACAGTGTGCAAAGGAATCTGCACATGTGCCTTCAAGGGCTAAAAGATGGTAGTGGGGTTCCAGCCAACTTTGGAGCAACATGA